A region of Argentina anserina chromosome 5, drPotAnse1.1, whole genome shotgun sequence DNA encodes the following proteins:
- the LOC126794057 gene encoding uncharacterized protein LOC126794057 has translation MSVSLQAPPFSAISSFQGRKLSFCIGSAPSNLLFTSRRSLPLIRASAVDTGSATELDAVSSFSEIVPDTVIFDDFERFPPTAATVSSALLLGICSLPDTIFRNAVDMALADSECNKHENSELRLSCFFNKALVNVGADLAKLVPGRVSTEVDARLAYDTHGIIRKVHNLLKLYDRVDVPPERLLFKIPSTWQGIEASRLLESEGIQTHLTFVYSFAQAAAAAQAGASVIQIFVGRLRDWSRNHSGDPEIEAALKRGEDPALALVTKTYNYIHKYGHKSKLMAAAVRNKQDLFSLLGVDYIIAPLKVLQSLKETATTPEEKYSFVRRLSPQSAAKYNFNDKELVKWDQLTFASAMGPAAVELLASGLDGYANQANRVEELFGKLWPPPNV, from the exons ATGTCAGTGTCCTTGCAAGCTCCGCCTTTCTCAGCCATCTCCTCCTTCCAG GGAAGAAAGCTGAGCTTCTGTATTGGATCCGCACCTTCCAATCTGCTCTTCACCTCCCGCCGATCACTTCCTCTCATCCGCGCTTCCGCCGTCGACACTG GATCGGCTACTGAATTGGACGCCGTATCTAGCTTCAGTGAGATCGTTCCTGACACCGTTATTTTCGATGATTTCGAGAG GTTTCCTCCAACTGCTGCCACTGTGAGCTCTGCTCTACTCTTGGGTATATGCAGTCTTCCTGATACCATATTTAGA AATGCCGTGGATATGGCGCTGGCGGATTCGGAGTGTAATAAGCACGAGAACTCCGAATTGAGGTTGTCGTGTTTCTTCAACAAG GCTTTAGTCAATGTTGGCGCTGACTTGGCAAAACTAGTTCCTGGCCGAGTGTCCACTGAGGTGGATGCACGTCTTGCTTATGACACTCATGGGATTATTAGGAAG GTGCACAATCTGCTGAAGCTTTACGATAGAGTTGATGTTCCTCCTGAGCGTTTGCTGTTCAAAATTCCTTCAACTTGGCAA GGAATAGAGGCTTCTAGATTACTAGAATCTGAAGGAATACAGACGCATTTGACATTTGTGTACAG CTTTGCTCAAGCTGCAGCTGCTGCACAAGCCGGCGCTTCTGTTATTCAGATTTTTGTTGGCCGTCTTAGG GACTGGTCTCGAAACCATTCTGGTGACCCTGAGATAGAGGCTGCTCTGAAAAGAGGAGAGGATCCTGCACTGGCCCTG GTGACAAAGACATATAACTACATTCACAAATATGGACACAAGTCAAAGTTGATGGCAGCAGCAGTCCGCAATAAGCAGGACTTATTCAGTCTCCTTGG TGTCGACTACATTATTGCACCACTGAAGGTATTGCAATCACTCAAAGAAACAGCCACTACTCCTGAAGAGAAGTACTCTTTTGTCAGGAGGCTATCTCCACAATCTGCTGCCAAGTACAATTTCAATGACAAAGAG CTTGTAAAGTGGGACCAATTAACATTTGCATCAGCCATGGGACCTGCAGCCGTGGAGCTTCTGGCCAGTGGACTGGATGGTTACGCTAATCAAGCAAATCGTGTTGAGGAATTATTTGGTAAACTTTGGCCACCACCAAACGTGTGA